The DNA region CAGAGAAGAATGTTCGAGAACACACATTACACTTGTAATTCCCTTTAATCAGCTCTGCCTTCTTCTTAACTATAGCACTTTCTCCAGGTCGGATGTTGTGGTCTCGAAGCTGATGATTCTGCAGGAGTGTTTCCATTGTATATGCTGCTCCACAAATGTCACAACCGTACATGGGCTCAGATGTATCCACATCTTCTTCACTGCCATCATGGCTATTATGTGATTCCTGGCTATTTGTCAACAAGGTCTGAAGCTCCACTTCTTCTTTCTGAACTTGCTCCGATGCGCCATTTGTGCCACAGTTTGGAGCTTTAGTTTCAAAAACACAGTGTTTTTCCCTCAAGTGTTTCTCTAGCAATATAATAGCATGAAAAGCTTTGCTGCAGAATTTGCAGTTGTATTTTTTGCTATGTGTAGTAATGTGGCACTGAAGTTCCACCTCTGTACCAAACGACTCACCACAGAAAATGCACTTGTGCACTTTCCCCTGGTTCTCCAGGTGATTGTGTTTAACATGAAGCTGTAGGTCAGTTTCATTACGGAAGTCCCAGTTACAAGATGTGCACCTGTATACCTTCTTTTCATTGCTGTGCTTCACAGCCAGGTGTAGTTGAATGGAGACTTTGGAGTCAAAAACCTCTTGACACAAGGTGCAGCGGAAGAATACAAATGTATGCATGTCAAGCAGGTGTTTTTGCAAGTCATCCACTGAAGTGAACTGCTTGTCACAGCTTTCACAGATATAGTATGTAGAGGTTATCATGAAATGAATTGTAACATGCTTCAGCAGCGACTCTTGGTTTGGAAACTCCTTGTTGCACTGAGGGCAGGTCAGTTTTGGCAGGACAGTGTCAAGGTGGGTTTTTAAATGAGTCTGAAAACCATCGAGAGATGTATACTTAGCACCACATTGATTACAGACATATTCACCTGCAGGACGTGGAGGAGCGCCACCTACAGCTTGCATCATCTTTAAAGAAGTTTGCTCTATAGTTACAGGAGATAAGGGGCTCAAGGCTCTAGGTTTCTTTCCATTGTGGATGTAATTCAATGCCAAAGGAATGTTCTTATGGTTCTCCTTGATATGTTTGTTCAATTTAAGGACACTGTTAAATATTGGAGAATTAGTACAGTAGGAACAGGAATATACTTCTACTACTGGATCTTTTGGGGTTCCAAGTACAGGGGAACCAAAACGGGAACTGCTAAGATCACAATGGACTTGTCTAATATGCTCTTCCAAAGAAGAATCAGTAAGAAATCCCATGTAGCAATGGGGACAAAAGAATGCATTACTGTCTTTAGCAGCAGGGTTTGCAAACCCATGAGAACATCGAATATGTTCCTGAAGAGTGTTGAGGTCATTAAATACTTCAGAGCAGAAGTTGCACTGGTAGACCATGGCAGGCATGGTAGAAACAATCAGTGCTGGGTCTGGAGCTTCATGGACTTGCTTAAGATGTTCATTCAGATTATAAAGTGAAGGTAACACCTCCAAACAATACTGACAGATATGCGCTTGTTCAGGTTTATCTAAATGCATAGTTTTCAAGTGTATCTGCAGAACTGCAAGGCTTGAAAATAACTGTTTGTTGCAATAAATGCAGCTATAGGTAACTTTTGCTTGCTTATTTGAAGGACCAGTGATATCTGGTACTTGTTGGGCTGCCCGCTTTCTTCCACGACCCTTTGTTATTGGTGGAGCTGTTTCTACCATTGTTGAACTGTCCACTGAGAGGTTTGAATCTGGAGTGGTGCTAGATACTGAGGTGTAGCCAACAGTTACCAAAGAAGGGCTGTTGCTATGATTGCATGATTCGGGTTGCTGGTGACTATCCATGTGGCTGTACAGTTCTTCCACGGTATGGAAGTTCTCTGAGCAAATGCTGCATGAATTCTTCTTTTCACCATTATGAGCCTGCTCCATGTGATTTACAAGAGAACTTTCCTCTACAAAGAGTTCATGGCAATAAACACATTGAAGAGCAGCCCTGTCTTCATTAGGGGAACACTCGGGGTGGCATTCTGCTATGTGTTTCTGAAGATCTTCAGGGAAATCAAAGCCTTCTTCACACTGACTGCATTTCTGAGTGTCTTTCATTTTCCACTCTTCCATCCTGGAGGCAGACTGAGAACCATCCTTGTTTCTCTCATGAACCTGCATGTGACCATGCAGTGAACTAGACGAAAGGAATCCACGTCTACAAATGGCACATTTATATGGCTTGTTGGATGTATGAGTCTTTAAGTGAATTTTAAGGTGATCACTCCTTGAAAATGCTGCATCACATTCACTGCAGTGATACTTCTTGTCTCCCGTGTGAAGTTTTATATGGCGATCTCTGCTCCGCTTGTGTTTAAAGAGGCGACTGCAATATGTGCATTTGAAAGGGAGCTTGTCGCTGTGACTTTGCTCGTGATGCTTTAAGTAGCTGAGCCGACTGAACGACTTGTCACAGAACTGGCATGGATAAGGCAATCCTGGGCCACCCTCTTCCTCACCAAAATCACAACCTTCTCCATGGCTTGGTGAAGTCTGGTCTTTGCTGGAAGGTGATGAAGCTGGCCATGAGCAAGTGGGATCATCCTCAATATCCACACCATCTGGAATGAGAAAAAAAGGTGCACATATGCTTATTCCCCTGGAGTTCAAAGAATACACTAAGTGTATATAAACATGCAAACGGCTGAAACAAATATGCAATGTACTAAACTTGGAACCAGATACTTTTCAGCTCCAACAGCTTTTATCCcacatttatttttatcaaaCTGTAAAATATGAAAAGTTATTAAATACTTCTGTGCCCATATTACCCTTTTATTGCTTTTTTATCAGCCTCTCTTAGTTGCAggatatatattatacactgacaactttattaaaatgcagattttaatatatttaatgtttCTTTTGTATCCATTGTAAAATGATTTGCATATTATGTGAGCATCTGAAGAGTCAATGAAAGGAGGAAATATtacagaaattatttaaaattaatgcagtcaactcactgcagtCAAAAATTCCTGTGCTTTTCCtctatttttccccctcaaagtTGGTTCTGAAAACAGAAATCTTTTAGGGGTTATTATTGATATAGACATTGGTGCCTTCaacaaaataatattaaaaaaattacaagaaaggaaggaaatggacaaaaagcataataaaaatgtcttctctaaaaaaaaaatgcagccatGATCTCTTCAATAACTATCATTGGTAACCTCAAACCAGCAAATGGATTATTAAATGTTCAAAACAAACTAACAAATATTATTATACTAAGTCAGCTGGGATCAAGGAAAATGAGAAAGTTTCACAAGAGTCAGTTCCCAACAGTGTATTTTGTTTCTAAAGTTCAAGAGGTTGCCCACCATTTCTTCCTTTTTGCAAAAATCTCAGCCAGCTAAACTTCCTTAGTTAAACAGAACCAGTACTTTTAGGTGATCATAGACAAAGCAACTTGTGAAAAACTGGAAACAGGAAAAAATGATACATGGTTATGGTAAAAACTGACAGATTTATGAGTAACAAAGAAACGACAAACAAAACACAAGCCAGCTATTAAACTAAACTAGTTATCTATGATATTATTTCACTTCTGGACCAGGTGTGTTTTAACTGTTTAGCAGGTGCTATCTGGGATTTTTGCagccttccttttaaacaaacaaacaaatactgtGGTTTAATTATGGCATTTCTCTTAGTAtaaaaacttctttaaaaaaaaacaaaatgctcGGCAGTCCCATCTAAAACAAATAATTCTTTATTCCCTTTCAAGGGTAACATCTTtgtcttatttccttttttaaaaacaaagttgatTAAGATAATACTATAGAAAATGACTGAATAAACACGTGGGGAAGGTATTTTTCTTAAGATATTTTTCAACAAATGTTAAGTTTCTTAACATTTACAGCCCTCTAACAAAGAAACTTATCATATTAACATGAAAGTTAGAGTTGGCTTATATCATGTAAACAAATTCCAAGCCTGCTTTCTTTAAGGTAACAAGATTTTACTAGATTGCCAGCCTCCTGCTTATCCACAGGAAACAGATGAGGAATCATTCCTTTCCTGCCTCTAGAAACTGATGACAACGCCATCTCACTATCAATGCCAGATGGCAACCATCTAACCCTGAGAAAACAACCAAACACCGATCCTGGAACCCTGCCCATTGCAACAATGCTTTTCAATATAAGTTGAAAACTGCATTTTGTATCCTCTTGTTTATTACTTTGAAAGAGAGGTTTTAATTACCTACACattatacacacacgcacacacatgcacacgcgcgcgcgcacacacacacacaaacacacacacacacacacactacccaGTTGGCCTACGGAAAAGACATTTAAACAActaagtagggctgtcgattaatcacagttaactcacgcgattaactcaaaaaattaatcatgattaaaacaactaatcgtgattaatcgcagttttaattgcactattaaatagAATAccgattaaaatgtattaaaaatgaaatttttggatgtttttctacattttcaaatatattgatttctattacaatacagaatacaaagtaaaCTGTGCTCACCTTATacacttatttttattacaaatatttgcactgtaaaaatgataaacaaaagaaatagtattttgcaattcacctcagacaagtattgtagtgcaatctttatcgtgaaagcgcaatttacaaatgtagattgtttgttacataactgcactcaaaaacaaaacaatgtaaaactttagagccaacaagtccattcagtcttacttcttgttcagccaaatcgctcaaacaagtttgtttacatctgcccgcttcttgttttacaatgtcacctgaaagcgagttCAGGCATTCACGTagcattgttgtagctggcatcatgAGATATTTACATGTAGGGATGCCAACTCTGATTGAAGCTATTCcgggagattttttttccaacataacataatgtcattttcttaaaatatcctattaaaattccttagattgctttcaatagtcactaGGAGTTCAACAGTCACTAGGAGatcatgtgctgagtcatcatacgagactactataacacgaaatatatggcagaatgccagtaaaacagaggaggagacatacaattctcccccaaggagttcagtcacaaatttaataacacatttttttaatgagtgtcatcagcatggaagaatgtCCTCTGGATTGCTGTTCAaatcatgaaggggcatacgaatgtttagcatatctggcacgtcaataccttgcaatgccagttacaaaagtgccacgcgaatgccagttctcactttcaggtgactttttaaacaagaaaaggcagcattatctcctgcaaatgcaaacaaatttgtttatctgagtgattagctgaacaagaagtaggactgagtagacttgtaggctctaaacttttacattgttttatttttgaatgccgttattttttgtacataattctacatttgtaagttcaactttcacgacaAAGACTGCACTATAGTATTTGTGTTAGGTGAATTGAAGCATATTTCTTTTGGGggggtttttacagtgcaaatatttgtaataaaaaataaatctgaagtgAGCACTCTACAATTTGCGTTCTGTattgaaattgaaatcaatacattttaaaatgtagaaaacatacaaaaatatttaaataaatggcattctattattgtttaacagagtgattaatcacttgacagccctaacaaacaaaccaacctacCATCTTGTTGAACTGATGACAAAGGTGTTCTTTCAAAACATCACTCCTTCCAGGTACTAACAATCTATCATCTACTAAAACGTTTAACAAAAAGTTTTTCATTGTGCAGGATGGATACTAAATAATTACTAGACAGTTGGGGTTTTTTAATTGTCCCATTAATGGCTGCTTCATTCGCACAAGGCTTTTGGTGAAAATCTACATTCTTCACTTTTGAATTGCTGGTTTTGGCTTAAAAACTAAAGCAGGTAGCAAAACAggacaaaaaaatttcaaattttaatcTTCCCCCACGCCCCCTTTACACACTTTTGTCACAATTTTGTTTTGTGTGAAATTTTCCAGgaagctttattaaaaaaaataaaacacacgcacacaaaccctttgtcttttaaaaatcaaataaatttcTGACAGATGAACTACTACACTGCTGGCAGATCAACAGGAATTTATGTCATGCAACTGAGCAAAGAAAAATAGTCTGCAACAGCCTAGGCTACATATTTTGTAACCAAATTTAGAATGAAATTGTATATCCTATCCAGGCATGATATATTATCATATAAATGTTTGGAGAAATATACAATAAGTGTTATAAATAGTGCACTATCACTGGCACTGTACTAAATCACTTTCTTTTTGTGGCCACCGTCTGCCTGTTTTTACCTATTACATAACCGTTCTCTTTAGCTTGTAAATCTCAAATGGATGTCAAGCAAGCTGCCGGTTCAGGTTCAGGTTCCGAGTGTGACTAAGATATAAGCAAATGGTGGCCCTTTCCTTCACCCCATCCAAGTCCCTTTGTTTGTTTGGAGAACATTCTTTTAGTTTTTATAAAAGGTAAAAAATGTGGAATGGGAGTGGGGTTAATAAAAGGACAAAAGCCTTTCCTTTGCAGTGTTTTTATGAATCAAGTCCAAAATGATTCAGTGCAATAACCCTCAGcataaaaaaagaaatctcatttaaaaaacattaagacTTGCAAAGACTAACTTCTGCAATTATATTTtatatgtttttctacattttcaaatatattgatttctattacaatacagaatacaaagtaaaCTGTGCTCACCTGTCAGTGTGATAAAAGGAGCTATTTGCCTACCAACACATGGGGAATCCCCCCACATAACATCAGTGTAAGGAAATAGTAGGCTCctgattaaaaattctgcacacactcCTTTCTACTCACTTAAAGACTGCAGTGTGGCTGCATGAAAAGGGCCACAAGGAGACCAACCACGAAGGGATAAGGTAGAGGCTTCTGCATGTGCTTTTCGCCATAAGGGGAGACTCTGTGCCAGCCTTTAACAGGCCAACACAGTtgagttatgtctacactgcacatctTTTGATAACGTGGGGTGTACACATAGGCGTAGCCCCTCAACACGGGCATAAATAGCAGGGTAGCCAGTGATGAATGCTTAGGCGAGTAAAGATACTCCTGAAGGGCGTAGGTATGTATGTATTCACGTACACTACACTGCTCTCTGCTTGCCCAAGCTGGGCCAGTGTCTACACTCACAGAAATGATTCTGACAACAGGGAAAGACGCAGGCAGCTTTCCCTGCCAGAACAAAAGATGCTTGCATGGAGAGATGCTGAAGTctttcccactgcctccctgctgccagcgTCTTTCATTGATGCACGTCGCTCCACAGctcagtgcagacacagcctgcttttcactgctgcgAGTAGCTCTGTGTATGCTACACATCACCATCAgcggtgtgtagtgtagacgtaacctTGGTGAGGTTTGAGGCCAGTTAAAAAAGAGTCACAGACTCCATAGCTATAACATACATAGGAAgtgaggaagagcagcagctcagtggtgtagtggttaaaaaaaaaaaaaaagtggataaCCTAAAGTAAAGCTCAAGTTCCCCAAATGAGAAGTGGGTGAACTCAGTTTATCCCAGTTTACCTTTGACTACACTACTGCTATTCTAACCTATGGGCTGCTACAgcagtctcagggcttgtctacacttacagttttgcagcgctggtagttacagctgtgtttgtacagctgtgtagggccagcgctgcagtgtggccacatttacagcacttgcagcgctgttgggagtggtgcattgtgggcagctatcccacagagcacctcatcccattttgacgctgtggcttgtgggaaggggaaggaagtgtgcgggtctttccgcttcctgttccaacgctcCGTGGTGCTTTGCAaaacattccgagcagtttggcggcattgtgagtctgcagcgcgacttatgagatttctgttacaaatggagcctgagctgctgaggaccttgctgatgaatgttgccagcacatcacgcatggcagtggagctattccttcagctgcaaagtgacagtgaggagtcagacaatgatattgaaacgcctgacgctgaagacactcaattgcttgtggcagtaacagacatgctcagcaccgtggaacggcgcctttgggctcgggaaaccagcactcagtggtgggattacatcgtcctgcaagcctgggatgacgagcagtggctgcagaactttcggatgagaaaagccactttcctggcactgtgtgctgagctcgcccctaccctgcggcgcagggacacgagattgagagctgccctgccagtggagaagcaggtggctattgcaatctggaagctggcaattcCAGATAGCTACCGAtcagtggcgaaccagtttggagtgggaaagtccaccgttggaatggtgctgatgcaagtttgcacagccattaatcgcaccctgctaagaagaactgtgactctggggaac from Gopherus evgoodei ecotype Sinaloan lineage chromosome 2, rGopEvg1_v1.p, whole genome shotgun sequence includes:
- the ZNF521 gene encoding zinc finger protein 521 isoform X2 codes for the protein MSRRKQAKPRSLKEENETEDQQACVGQIAAQTDANCKLEDKAEDGEVIDCKKRPEEGEELEEEAVHSCDSCLQVFESLSDITEHKINQCQLTDGVDIEDDPTCSWPASSPSSKDQTSPSHGEGCDFGEEEGGPGLPYPCQFCDKSFSRLSYLKHHEQSHSDKLPFKCTYCSRLFKHKRSRDRHIKLHTGDKKYHCSECDAAFSRSDHLKIHLKTHTSNKPYKCAICRRGFLSSSSLHGHMQVHERNKDGSQSASRMEEWKMKDTQKCSQCEEGFDFPEDLQKHIAECHPECSPNEDRAALQCVYCHELFVEESSLVNHMEQAHNGEKKNSCSICSENFHTVEELYSHMDSHQQPESCNHSNSPSLVTVGYTSVSSTTPDSNLSVDSSTMVETAPPITKGRGRKRAAQQVPDITGPSNKQAKVTYSCIYCNKQLFSSLAVLQIHLKTMHLDKPEQAHICQYCLEVLPSLYNLNEHLKQVHEAPDPALIVSTMPAMVYQCNFCSEVFNDLNTLQEHIRCSHGFANPAAKDSNAFFCPHCYMGFLTDSSLEEHIRQVHCDLSSSRFGSPVLGTPKDPVVEVYSCSYCTNSPIFNSVLKLNKHIKENHKNIPLALNYIHNGKKPRALSPLSPVTIEQTSLKMMQAVGGAPPRPAGEYVCNQCGAKYTSLDGFQTHLKTHLDTVLPKLTCPQCNKEFPNQESLLKHVTIHFMITSTYYICESCDKQFTSVDDLQKHLLDMHTFVFFRCTLCQEVFDSKVSIQLHLAVKHSNEKKVYRCTSCNWDFRNETDLQLHVKHNHLENQGKVHKCIFCGESFGTEVELQCHITTHSKKYNCKFCSKAFHAIILLEKHLREKHCVFETKAPNCGTNGASEQVQKEEVELQTLLTNSQESHNSHDGSEEDVDTSEPMYGCDICGAAYTMETLLQNHQLRDHNIRPGESAIVKKKAELIKGNYKCNVCSRTFFSENGLREHMQTHLGPVKHYMCPICGERFPSLLTLTEHKVTHSKSLDTGNCRICKMPLQSEEDFLEHCQMHPDLRNSLTGFRCVVCMQTVTSTLELKIHGTFHMQKTGNGSAVQSTGRAQHLQKLYKCASCLKEFRSKQDLVKLDINGLPYGLCAVCVNLSKSGSPSVNIPSSSNRQGLGQNENLSSIENKNKAGGLKTRCSSCNVKFESESELQNHIQSIHRELVPDSNSTQLKTPQVSPMPRISPSQSDEKKTYQCIKCQMVFYNEWDIQVHVANHMIVLEGRYTCTSTSSRSPRRVGITNEGLNHECKLCNQTFDSPAKLQCHLIEHSFEGMGGTFKCPVCFTVFVQANKLQQHIFSAHGQEDKIYDCTQCPQKFFFQTELQNHTMTQHSS
- the ZNF521 gene encoding zinc finger protein 521 isoform X4 gives rise to the protein MSRRKQAKPRSLKVEENETEDQQACVGQIAAQTDANCKLEDKAEDGEVIDCKKRPEEGEELEEEAVHSCDSCLQVFESLSDITEHKINQCQLTDGVDIEDDPTCSWPASSPSSKDQTSPSHGEGCDFGEEEGGPGLPYPCQFCDKSFSRLSYLKHHEQSHSDKLPFKCTYCSRLFKHKRSRDRHIKLHTGDKKYHCSECDAAFSRSDHLKIHLKTHTSNKPYKCAICRRGFLSSSSLHGHMQVHERNKDGSQSASRMEEWKMKDTQKCSQCEEGFDFPEDLQKHIAECHPECSPNEDRAALQCVYCHELFVEESSLVNHMEQAHNGEKKNSCSICSENFHTVEELYSHMDSHQQPESCNHSNSPSLVTVGYTSVSSTTPDSNLSVDSSTMVETAPPITKGRGRKRAAQQVPDITGPSNKQAKVTYSCIYCNKQLFSSLAVLQIHLKTMHLDKPEQAHICQYCLEVLPSLYNLNEHLKQVHEAPDPALIVSTMPAMVYQCNFCSEVFNDLNTLQEHIRCSHGFANPAAKDSNAFFCPHCYMGFLTDSSLEEHIRQVHCDLSSSRFGSPVLGTPKDPVVEVYSCSYCTNSPIFNSVLKLNKHIKENHKNIPLALNYIHNGKKPRALSPLSPVTIEQTSLKMMQAVGGAPPRPAGEYVCNQCGAKYTSLDGFQTHLKTHLDTVLPKLTCPQCNKEFPNQESLLKHVTIHFMITSTYYICESCDKQFTSVDDLQKHLLDMHTFVFFRCTLCQEVFDSKVSIQLHLAVKHSNEKKVYRCTSCNWDFRNETDLQLHVKHNHLENQGKVHKCIFCGESFGTEVELQCHITTHSKKYNCKFCSKAFHAIILLEKHLREKHCVFETKAPNCGTNGASEQVQKEEVELQTLLTNSQESHNSHDGSEEDVDTSEPMYGCDICGAAYTMETLLQNHQLRDHNIRPGESAIVKKKAELIKGNYKCNVCSRTFFSENGLREHMQTHLGPVKHYMCPICGERFPSLLTLTEHKVTHSKSLDTGNCRICKMPLQSEEDFLEHCQMHPDLRNSLTGFRCVVCMQTVTSTLELKIHGTFHMQKTGNGSAVQSTGRAQHLQKLYKCASCLKEFRSKQDLVKLDINGLPYGLCAVCVNLSKSGSPSVNIPSSSNRQGLGQNENLSSIENKNKAGGLKTRCSSCNVKFESESELQNHIQSIHRELVPDSNSTQLKTPQVSPMPRISPSQSDEKKTYQCIKCQMVFYNEWDIQVHVANHMIDEGLNHECKLCNQTFDSPAKLQCHLIEHSFEGMGGTFKCPVCFTVFVQANKLQQHIFSAHGQEDKIYDCTQCPQKFFFQTELQNHTMTQHSS
- the ZNF521 gene encoding zinc finger protein 521 isoform X5; this encodes MSRRKQAKPRSLKVEENETEDQQACVGQIAAQTDANCKLEDKAEDGEVIDCKKRPEEGEELEEEAVHSCDSCLQVFESLSDITEHKINQCQLTDGVDIEDDPTCSWPASSPSSKDQTSPSHGEGCDFGEEEGGPGLPYPCQFCDKSFSRLSYLKHHEQSHSDKLPFKCTYCSRLFKHKRSRDRHIKLHTGDKKYHCSECDAAFSRSDHLKIHLKTHTSNKPYKCAICRRGFLSSSSLHGHMQVHERNKDGSQSASRMEEWKMKDTQKCSQCEEGFDFPEDLQKHIAECHPECSPNEDRAALQCVYCHELFVEESSLVNHMEQAHNGEKKNSCSICSENFHTVEELYSHMDSHQQPESCNHSNSPSLVTVGYTSVSSTTPDSNLSVDSSTMVETAPPITKGRGRKRAAQQVPDITGPSNKQAKVTYSCIYCNKQLFSSLAVLQIHLKTMHLDKPEQAHICQYCLEVLPSLYNLNEHLKQVHEAPDPALIVSTMPAMVYQCNFCSEVFNDLNTLQEHIRCSHGFANPAAKDSNAFFCPHCYMGFLTDSSLEEHIRQVHCDLSSSRFGSPVLGTPKDPVVEVYSCSYCTNSPIFNSVLKLNKHIKENHKNIPLALNYIHNGKKPRALSPLSPVTIEQTSLKMMQAVGGAPPRPAGEYVCNQCGAKYTSLDGFQTHLKTHLDTVLPKLTCPQCNKEFPNQESLLKHVTIHFMITSTYYICESCDKQFTSVDDLQKHLLDMHTFVFFRCTLCQEVFDSKVSIQLHLAVKHSNEKKVYRCTSCNWDFRNETDLQLHVKHNHLENQGKVHKCIFCGESFGTEVELQCHITTHSKKYNCKFCSKAFHAIILLEKHLREKHCVFETKAPNCGTNGASEQVQKEEVELQTLLTNSQESHNSHDGSEEDVDTSEPMYGCDICGAAYTMETLLQNHQLRDHNIRPGESAIVKKKAELIKGNYKCNVCSRTFFSENGLREHMQTHLGPVKHYMCPICGERFPSLLTLTEHKVTHSKSLDTGNCRICKMPLQSEEDFLEHCQMHPDLRNSLTGFRCVVCMQTVTSTLELKIHGTFHMQKTGNGSAVQSTGRAQHLQKLYKCASCLKEFRSKQDLVKLDINGLPYGLCAVCVNLSKSGSPSVNIPSSSNRQGLGQNENLSSIENKNKAGGLKTRCSSCNVKFESESELQNHIQSIHRELVPDSNSTQLKTPQVSPMPRISPSQSDEKKTYQCIKCQMVFYNEWDIQVHVANHMIVLEGRYTCTSTSSRSPRRVGITSRRRIEP
- the ZNF521 gene encoding zinc finger protein 521 isoform X3, with protein sequence MSRRKQAKPRSLKDANCKLEDKAEDGEVIDCKKRPEEGEELEEEAVHSCDSCLQVFESLSDITEHKINQCQLTDGVDIEDDPTCSWPASSPSSKDQTSPSHGEGCDFGEEEGGPGLPYPCQFCDKSFSRLSYLKHHEQSHSDKLPFKCTYCSRLFKHKRSRDRHIKLHTGDKKYHCSECDAAFSRSDHLKIHLKTHTSNKPYKCAICRRGFLSSSSLHGHMQVHERNKDGSQSASRMEEWKMKDTQKCSQCEEGFDFPEDLQKHIAECHPECSPNEDRAALQCVYCHELFVEESSLVNHMEQAHNGEKKNSCSICSENFHTVEELYSHMDSHQQPESCNHSNSPSLVTVGYTSVSSTTPDSNLSVDSSTMVETAPPITKGRGRKRAAQQVPDITGPSNKQAKVTYSCIYCNKQLFSSLAVLQIHLKTMHLDKPEQAHICQYCLEVLPSLYNLNEHLKQVHEAPDPALIVSTMPAMVYQCNFCSEVFNDLNTLQEHIRCSHGFANPAAKDSNAFFCPHCYMGFLTDSSLEEHIRQVHCDLSSSRFGSPVLGTPKDPVVEVYSCSYCTNSPIFNSVLKLNKHIKENHKNIPLALNYIHNGKKPRALSPLSPVTIEQTSLKMMQAVGGAPPRPAGEYVCNQCGAKYTSLDGFQTHLKTHLDTVLPKLTCPQCNKEFPNQESLLKHVTIHFMITSTYYICESCDKQFTSVDDLQKHLLDMHTFVFFRCTLCQEVFDSKVSIQLHLAVKHSNEKKVYRCTSCNWDFRNETDLQLHVKHNHLENQGKVHKCIFCGESFGTEVELQCHITTHSKKYNCKFCSKAFHAIILLEKHLREKHCVFETKAPNCGTNGASEQVQKEEVELQTLLTNSQESHNSHDGSEEDVDTSEPMYGCDICGAAYTMETLLQNHQLRDHNIRPGESAIVKKKAELIKGNYKCNVCSRTFFSENGLREHMQTHLGPVKHYMCPICGERFPSLLTLTEHKVTHSKSLDTGNCRICKMPLQSEEDFLEHCQMHPDLRNSLTGFRCVVCMQTVTSTLELKIHGTFHMQKTGNGSAVQSTGRAQHLQKLYKCASCLKEFRSKQDLVKLDINGLPYGLCAVCVNLSKSGSPSVNIPSSSNRQGLGQNENLSSIENKNKAGGLKTRCSSCNVKFESESELQNHIQSIHRELVPDSNSTQLKTPQVSPMPRISPSQSDEKKTYQCIKCQMVFYNEWDIQVHVANHMIVLEGRYTCTSTSSRSPRRVGITNEGLNHECKLCNQTFDSPAKLQCHLIEHSFEGMGGTFKCPVCFTVFVQANKLQQHIFSAHGQEDKIYDCTQCPQKFFFQTELQNHTMTQHSS
- the ZNF521 gene encoding zinc finger protein 521 isoform X6, encoding MQVHERNKDGSQSASRMEEWKMKDTQKCSQCEEGFDFPEDLQKHIAECHPECSPNEDRAALQCVYCHELFVEESSLVNHMEQAHNGEKKNSCSICSENFHTVEELYSHMDSHQQPESCNHSNSPSLVTVGYTSVSSTTPDSNLSVDSSTMVETAPPITKGRGRKRAAQQVPDITGPSNKQAKVTYSCIYCNKQLFSSLAVLQIHLKTMHLDKPEQAHICQYCLEVLPSLYNLNEHLKQVHEAPDPALIVSTMPAMVYQCNFCSEVFNDLNTLQEHIRCSHGFANPAAKDSNAFFCPHCYMGFLTDSSLEEHIRQVHCDLSSSRFGSPVLGTPKDPVVEVYSCSYCTNSPIFNSVLKLNKHIKENHKNIPLALNYIHNGKKPRALSPLSPVTIEQTSLKMMQAVGGAPPRPAGEYVCNQCGAKYTSLDGFQTHLKTHLDTVLPKLTCPQCNKEFPNQESLLKHVTIHFMITSTYYICESCDKQFTSVDDLQKHLLDMHTFVFFRCTLCQEVFDSKVSIQLHLAVKHSNEKKVYRCTSCNWDFRNETDLQLHVKHNHLENQGKVHKCIFCGESFGTEVELQCHITTHSKKYNCKFCSKAFHAIILLEKHLREKHCVFETKAPNCGTNGASEQVQKEEVELQTLLTNSQESHNSHDGSEEDVDTSEPMYGCDICGAAYTMETLLQNHQLRDHNIRPGESAIVKKKAELIKGNYKCNVCSRTFFSENGLREHMQTHLGPVKHYMCPICGERFPSLLTLTEHKVTHSKSLDTGNCRICKMPLQSEEDFLEHCQMHPDLRNSLTGFRCVVCMQTVTSTLELKIHGTFHMQKTGNGSAVQSTGRAQHLQKLYKCASCLKEFRSKQDLVKLDINGLPYGLCAVCVNLSKSGSPSVNIPSSSNRQGLGQNENLSSIENKNKAGGLKTRCSSCNVKFESESELQNHIQSIHRELVPDSNSTQLKTPQVSPMPRISPSQSDEKKTYQCIKCQMVFYNEWDIQVHVANHMIVLEGRYTCTSTSSRSPRRVGITNEGLNHECKLCNQTFDSPAKLQCHLIEHSFEGMGGTFKCPVCFTVFVQANKLQQHIFSAHGQEDKIYDCTQCPQKFFFQTELQNHTMTQHSS